A single window of Qipengyuania sediminis DNA harbors:
- a CDS encoding BLUF domain-containing protein, which translates to MHLIAYASTSKTLLSENSLELLLDKSRINTEQHGITGMLLYKKGSHRALTARKCFFQGSV; encoded by the coding sequence ATGCATCTTATCGCATACGCTAGCACGAGTAAGACATTACTGTCGGAGAACTCCCTGGAATTACTTCTCGATAAAAGCAGGATCAACACCGAGCAGCACGGCATCACAGGTATGTTGCTTTATAAAAAAGGCTCGCACAGAGCGCTAACGGCGCGAAAATGCTTCTTTCAAGGTTCGGTCTAG
- a CDS encoding DUF3768 domain-containing protein, with translation MNAPLQTASRIRALNDLFRTCFIGGRVLITEGITALGQDFTSGCVEAVQRFSDFSADNDPYGEHDFGCVTVDGRKVFWKIDYYDRDCRYGSECPADPAQTTRVLTIMLASEY, from the coding sequence ATGAACGCGCCTTTGCAAACAGCATCCCGCATCCGCGCGCTGAACGACCTGTTCCGGACTTGCTTCATCGGCGGGCGCGTCCTGATTACCGAGGGCATCACTGCTCTCGGTCAGGATTTCACGAGCGGCTGCGTAGAAGCGGTGCAACGGTTCAGCGACTTTTCCGCAGACAACGATCCCTACGGTGAGCACGACTTCGGTTGCGTCACCGTCGATGGCCGCAAGGTTTTCTGGAAGATCGACTACTATGACCGCGATTGCCGCTATGGCTCCGAGTGTCCGGCCGATCCTGCCCAGACCACTCGCGTGCTGACTATCATGCTGGCCAGTGAATACTGA
- a CDS encoding Fic family protein, with amino-acid sequence MTYIHERADWPNLRWSDEQLAQPLAAVRHRQGRLIGHMEALGFPLREEAVLQALTEDVIKSSDIEGEVLDRDQVRSSIARRLGMDIGGLVPADRNVEGVVEMMLDATQNYAAPLTAERLHDWHAALFPTGRSGMSKITVGAWRTGDDGPMQVVSGPIGRERVHYEAPEADRLDAEMGKFLTWFETAQPDPVLKAGVAHLWFVTIHPFDDGNGRIARAIADLALARAEGTAQRFYSMSAQIRAERNAYYDMLESTQKGDVDITPWLLWFIGCLDRAFDGAEIILASVMRKARFWDSVAGQPLNDRQRKLLNRLLDGFDGKLTNAKWATIAKTSPDTALRDITDLVQRAILVKEPGGGRSTSYALAPDRLA; translated from the coding sequence ATGACCTACATCCATGAACGAGCCGATTGGCCAAACCTGCGTTGGAGCGACGAGCAGCTTGCCCAGCCGCTTGCCGCCGTGCGCCACCGCCAAGGGCGATTGATCGGGCACATGGAAGCCCTCGGCTTTCCGCTGCGCGAAGAAGCCGTGCTGCAAGCCCTCACCGAGGATGTCATCAAATCGAGCGATATCGAAGGCGAAGTGCTGGACCGCGATCAGGTTCGCTCGTCTATCGCCCGACGCCTTGGCATGGATATTGGCGGTCTGGTTCCAGCAGATCGCAACGTCGAGGGCGTTGTCGAAATGATGCTCGACGCCACGCAGAACTACGCCGCGCCGCTGACCGCCGAGCGGTTGCATGACTGGCACGCAGCCCTGTTTCCAACAGGGCGCAGCGGCATGAGTAAGATCACCGTGGGCGCTTGGCGCACCGGTGATGATGGCCCGATGCAGGTGGTATCAGGGCCGATTGGCCGCGAGCGCGTCCACTACGAAGCACCCGAAGCCGACCGGCTTGACGCTGAAATGGGGAAGTTCCTCACATGGTTTGAAACTGCCCAGCCCGACCCCGTCCTGAAAGCCGGTGTCGCGCACCTGTGGTTTGTTACCATCCACCCATTTGACGATGGCAATGGCCGTATTGCCCGCGCCATTGCCGATCTTGCGCTGGCGCGCGCGGAAGGCACGGCACAGCGGTTCTACAGTATGTCCGCGCAGATCAGGGCCGAGCGCAACGCCTATTACGACATGCTGGAATCCACGCAGAAGGGCGACGTTGACATCACGCCCTGGCTGCTCTGGTTCATCGGCTGTCTTGATCGTGCTTTCGACGGTGCCGAAATCATCCTCGCGAGCGTCATGCGCAAGGCGCGGTTCTGGGATTCCGTCGCAGGCCAGCCACTCAATGATCGCCAGCGCAAGCTCCTCAACCGTCTACTTGACGGCTTCGATGGCAAACTAACCAACGCCAAATGGGCGACCATCGCCAAAACGTCGCCCGATACTGCGCTGCGCGACATCACCGATCTCGTCCAGCGCGCCATTTTGGTCAAAGAGCCGGGGGGCGGGCGCAGCACCAGCTATGCCCTTGCACCCGACAGGCTCGCCTAG
- a CDS encoding GntR family transcriptional regulator: MSSTVKPVYMKLRELIAAAIMDGTYAEGAMLPSVRVLAAQEGANPLTVAKAYQQFQVDGLVAVQRGVGMYVVRGASERLRAAERTRFLTAEWPGVRARIERLGLDVTDLLARV; the protein is encoded by the coding sequence ATGAGCAGCACCGTCAAGCCCGTCTATATGAAGCTGCGCGAGCTTATCGCCGCCGCCATCATGGACGGGACCTATGCGGAAGGCGCGATGCTGCCGTCGGTGCGGGTGCTGGCGGCGCAGGAAGGCGCCAATCCGCTGACCGTCGCCAAGGCCTATCAGCAATTCCAGGTCGATGGGCTCGTCGCGGTGCAGCGGGGCGTCGGTATGTATGTGGTAAGAGGCGCGTCCGAGCGGTTGCGCGCGGCGGAGCGCACGCGGTTCCTGACCGCCGAATGGCCTGGGGTGCGCGCGCGGATCGAGCGCCTGGGCCTCGATGTGACCGATCTTCTCGCGCGGGTCTGA
- a CDS encoding integration host factor subunit beta: MIRSELLGVLAKEHPDLRAEDIEQVVDIFFDQISHRLAEGGRVELRGFGAFSVRERDARQGRNPRTGETVAVAAKRVPYFRPGKDMRRVLNDG, translated from the coding sequence ATGATACGATCCGAATTGCTGGGCGTGCTGGCGAAGGAGCACCCCGATCTCAGGGCCGAGGATATCGAGCAGGTGGTCGATATCTTCTTCGATCAGATTTCGCACCGCCTGGCCGAAGGCGGCCGGGTGGAATTGCGCGGCTTCGGGGCCTTTTCCGTACGCGAGCGCGATGCGCGCCAGGGCCGCAACCCGCGCACGGGGGAGACGGTGGCGGTGGCTGCGAAGCGAGTTCCCTATTTCCGCCCCGGCAAGGACATGCGCCGCGTCCTCAACGACGGTTGA
- a CDS encoding amidohydrolase family protein: MSARFLIGAALLAFGAPAMAQDVAITNATLARGDGSEPVRGATVVVRGGRVVAAGAGVAVPAGIQAVDGTGKWVTPGLFAAMTALGLSDADGVDESNDAGARGSPFGAALDVAPALNPASQHVQVARGGGITRASVFSRPTGSIFGGQGALVDMGADPRMVVRPRAFQLVTLSEEGGRIAGGSRVSAHAVLRNALREARQYGADPRLSVTRQAAEIETGDDVPVDPRLIDSPALREDVLLTRFDAAALVPVVRGVQPLYVHVERASDIRAVLALRSEFPRLKLVLVGASEGWLAAREIAAAGVPVIAQAMVDLPSSFEQLAATQSNVGRMVRAGVKVAIGGLAGTTGDQPRNLPQFAGNMVALTKVPGATGLSWGEAFAAISSIPAEIAGLAGRAGVLAPGAAGDLVIWDGDPLEITSTAERVFIDGVEQPRTDHQRGLAERYRDLDTSDLPKAYDR, translated from the coding sequence ATGAGCGCGCGGTTCCTCATCGGCGCGGCGCTGCTGGCGTTCGGCGCCCCTGCCATGGCGCAGGATGTCGCCATCACCAATGCGACGCTCGCCCGGGGCGACGGGTCGGAACCCGTCCGCGGCGCGACCGTGGTGGTGCGCGGGGGGCGGGTGGTCGCCGCGGGCGCCGGGGTTGCCGTCCCGGCGGGCATCCAGGCGGTCGACGGAACCGGCAAATGGGTCACCCCCGGGCTCTTCGCGGCCATGACCGCGCTCGGCCTCTCGGACGCAGACGGGGTGGACGAATCGAACGATGCCGGCGCGCGCGGTTCGCCCTTCGGCGCGGCGCTCGATGTCGCACCGGCGCTCAATCCCGCCTCGCAGCACGTCCAGGTGGCGCGCGGCGGCGGCATCACCCGCGCCAGCGTGTTCTCCCGTCCTACCGGATCGATCTTCGGCGGGCAGGGCGCCCTCGTCGATATGGGAGCGGACCCGCGCATGGTGGTGCGTCCGCGCGCCTTCCAGCTGGTGACCCTGAGCGAGGAAGGTGGTCGCATCGCCGGCGGCAGCCGCGTGAGTGCGCACGCGGTGCTGCGCAATGCGCTGCGCGAGGCGCGGCAATATGGTGCCGACCCGCGCCTCTCCGTCACCCGGCAGGCCGCCGAGATTGAGACCGGGGACGACGTACCCGTCGATCCGCGGTTGATCGACAGCCCGGCGCTGCGCGAGGATGTGCTGCTCACCCGCTTCGACGCCGCGGCGCTGGTGCCGGTCGTGCGCGGCGTGCAGCCGCTCTACGTCCATGTCGAGCGCGCCTCCGATATTCGTGCGGTGCTCGCGCTCCGCAGCGAGTTCCCCCGGCTGAAACTGGTGCTGGTAGGCGCCAGCGAAGGCTGGCTGGCCGCGCGCGAGATCGCCGCCGCGGGGGTGCCGGTGATCGCGCAGGCGATGGTCGATCTCCCCTCGAGCTTCGAGCAGCTTGCTGCGACGCAGAGCAATGTCGGCCGGATGGTGCGCGCCGGGGTCAAAGTGGCGATCGGCGGGCTTGCCGGCACCACCGGCGACCAGCCGCGCAATCTGCCGCAATTCGCTGGCAATATGGTCGCTCTGACCAAGGTACCGGGCGCCACCGGGCTCAGCTGGGGCGAGGCCTTTGCGGCGATAAGCTCGATCCCGGCGGAGATCGCGGGCCTTGCCGGCCGGGCGGGCGTGCTCGCGCCCGGCGCGGCGGGCGACCTCGTCATTTGGGACGGCGATCCGCTCGAAATCACCAGCACGGCGGAGCGCGTCTTCATCGACGGGGTCGAGCAGCCGCGTACCGATCATCAGCGCGGGCTTGCCGAACGCTACCGCGATCTCGATACAAGCGATCTGCCCAAGGCCTACGACCGGTGA
- a CDS encoding NnrU family protein: MDPLVSLAAASIALVGTHFALSHPLRAPLVARIGERGFLGLYSLVALACIVWMARAFRAAPAADLGGATGEAGWVVASAVTLPALVLFLGSLRGNPAFPGSAVTGAPRGVFAVTRHPMMWGFALWAISHIVLWWSWRTTIVAIAILFLALVGAHLQDRKKAALLGPAWTDWAAQTSYWPRWSRLFEAGALLWLAALATWLLVTWMHIPAGGAPAGLWRWV; encoded by the coding sequence GTGGACCCGCTTGTCTCGCTTGCCGCCGCCAGCATTGCGCTCGTCGGCACGCATTTCGCGCTTTCGCATCCCCTGCGCGCACCGCTGGTCGCCCGGATCGGCGAGAGGGGTTTTCTCGGCCTCTACTCGCTGGTTGCGCTCGCCTGTATCGTCTGGATGGCGCGGGCCTTCCGCGCCGCCCCCGCTGCCGATCTGGGCGGAGCGACGGGGGAAGCGGGGTGGGTCGTCGCGAGCGCGGTGACGCTCCCCGCGCTTGTCCTCTTCCTCGGCTCGCTGCGCGGCAATCCCGCCTTCCCGGGAAGCGCAGTTACCGGCGCGCCGCGCGGCGTCTTCGCGGTCACCCGGCACCCGATGATGTGGGGCTTCGCGCTGTGGGCGATCAGCCATATCGTGTTGTGGTGGAGCTGGCGCACAACCATTGTGGCCATCGCGATCCTCTTCCTCGCGCTGGTCGGCGCGCATCTTCAGGACCGCAAGAAGGCCGCGCTGCTCGGTCCGGCCTGGACCGATTGGGCGGCGCAAACCAGCTACTGGCCCCGCTGGAGCCGGCTCTTTGAAGCGGGCGCTTTATTGTGGCTCGCGGCCCTTGCGACCTGGCTGCTCGTCACCTGGATGCACATCCCTGCGGGTGGAGCGCCAGCTGGATTATGGCGCTGGGTCTAA
- a CDS encoding peptide MFS transporter translates to MATQQLPHGDSAGTFLGHPKGLFMLFFAEMWERFSYYGMRALLIFYLTKHWLFSDSEAGVIYGAYTALVYITPVVGGYLADRYLGQRKAVLFGAVLLTLGHFFMAFEGAPRAGNADNPVIYVFWLALALIIVGSGFLKANISVMVGQLYPRTDVRRDGAYTIFYMGINLGAALGSLLCGYIGETYGWAYGFGLAGIGMLAGLIVFILGKGLLLGRGEPPMPLAKAREWTMYGIGLGLVALCWVLVQNQDVVGYLLGIFGGLLLLYVIVTAVTKLQQEERDRIFAALFLIVTSIVFWALFEQAGSSLNLFTDRHVDRGGVPASVFQSINAIYIILLAPVFATLWTVLGRKGLEPSTPVKFALALMQVGLGFLVLVWGASTVGPEVAVPVVFIFLIYLLHTTGELCLSPVGLSAMNRLAPAHMASLLMGVWFFASATGNFAAGLIASATGAEGVGEEAGKQMVLDVYSSVGWFAIGVGVVALVISPLIKRLMHLDTLRDDDVGDDLLGQAQGPREAQDGGVHPAVSPDAGPGTGTPAR, encoded by the coding sequence ATGGCTACGCAGCAGCTACCGCACGGCGATTCTGCCGGTACATTCCTTGGCCATCCCAAGGGGCTTTTCATGCTCTTTTTCGCCGAGATGTGGGAGCGCTTCTCCTACTACGGCATGCGCGCGCTGCTGATCTTCTACCTTACCAAGCACTGGCTGTTTTCGGACAGCGAAGCCGGCGTCATTTACGGTGCCTACACTGCGCTCGTCTACATCACCCCGGTGGTCGGCGGCTATCTCGCGGACCGCTATCTCGGGCAGCGCAAGGCCGTGCTGTTCGGCGCGGTGCTGCTGACGCTCGGCCATTTCTTCATGGCTTTCGAGGGTGCCCCACGGGCCGGCAATGCCGACAATCCCGTGATCTACGTCTTCTGGCTGGCTCTGGCGCTCATCATCGTGGGCTCGGGCTTCTTGAAGGCCAACATTTCGGTGATGGTCGGACAGCTCTATCCCCGCACTGACGTGCGGAGGGACGGGGCCTACACGATCTTCTACATGGGGATTAACCTCGGGGCCGCGCTCGGGTCGCTGCTGTGCGGCTATATCGGCGAAACCTATGGCTGGGCATACGGTTTCGGGCTGGCAGGTATCGGCATGCTTGCGGGCCTCATCGTCTTCATTCTTGGCAAAGGGCTGCTGCTCGGCCGCGGCGAACCGCCCATGCCGCTCGCGAAGGCACGCGAATGGACGATGTACGGGATCGGCCTGGGGCTGGTCGCGCTATGCTGGGTGCTGGTGCAGAATCAGGACGTCGTCGGCTATCTGCTCGGCATCTTCGGTGGCCTGCTCCTTCTGTATGTGATTGTAACGGCGGTCACCAAGCTGCAGCAAGAAGAGCGCGACCGCATCTTCGCCGCGCTATTCCTGATCGTCACCTCGATCGTATTCTGGGCTCTGTTTGAGCAGGCGGGCTCGAGCCTGAACCTCTTTACCGATCGCCATGTCGATCGCGGCGGGGTGCCGGCATCCGTCTTCCAGTCGATTAATGCGATCTACATCATTCTGCTCGCGCCCGTCTTCGCCACGCTGTGGACGGTGCTGGGACGCAAGGGGCTGGAGCCCTCCACCCCGGTCAAGTTCGCTTTGGCGCTAATGCAGGTCGGCCTGGGCTTCCTCGTTCTGGTCTGGGGCGCCAGCACTGTGGGCCCAGAAGTCGCCGTGCCCGTCGTCTTCATTTTCCTGATCTACCTCCTCCACACCACCGGCGAGCTGTGCCTGAGCCCGGTGGGCCTATCCGCGATGAACCGGCTGGCCCCCGCGCATATGGCGAGCCTCCTAATGGGCGTCTGGTTCTTCGCCTCGGCCACCGGCAATTTTGCCGCAGGCCTCATCGCCTCGGCAACGGGGGCCGAGGGGGTCGGCGAGGAAGCGGGCAAACAAATGGTGCTCGACGTTTATTCGTCGGTCGGCTGGTTCGCGATCGGGGTCGGCGTGGTGGCGCTTGTCATCAGCCCGCTGATCAAGCGCCTCATGCACCTCGACACCCTGCGCGACGACGATGTCGGCGACGACCTCCTCGGCCAGGCGCAGGGGCCGCGCGAGGCGCAGGATGGGGGCGTCCACCCCGCCGTCTCCCCCGACGCCGGGCCCGGAACCGGCACACCAGCTCGATGA
- a CDS encoding amidohydrolase encodes MKAITMLQRSLALCLGALALSACASTGPSAKPTAAAPAINANPYPSTYRPYPGRPVALVGATVFDGTGKRIENGTVLLRDGKVVAVGGADLATDGYDRVDGAGKFVTPGIIDIHSHLGAYPSPSVPAHSDGNEATDPTTPEVWVEHSIWPQDPGFTRALANGGVTSLMILPGSANLMGGRSVTLKNVPARTVQGMKFPGAPYGMKMACGENPKRVYGAKGRMPSTRMGNFAVNRQTWFDAKADDGKKRNLATETLKGVLAGEILVHNHCYRADEMALVVDMAKEMGYKVSTFHHAVESYKIGDLLRENGICSAVWADWYGFKMESFDGIRENAALLFKEGACVVIHSDDENGIQRLAQEASKAAAAGRRMGIAIPDEAVVRWITLNPATAMGIGGMTGSLEAGKMADVVLWNGNPLSVYSRPEKVWVDGALLYDSNDPKLRPVTDFELGQPGVGDVK; translated from the coding sequence ATGAAAGCAATAACCATGCTCCAGCGCTCCCTCGCCCTTTGTCTGGGGGCGCTGGCGCTCTCGGCCTGCGCGTCGACCGGCCCTTCGGCCAAGCCCACGGCCGCCGCGCCCGCGATCAACGCCAACCCCTATCCCAGCACCTATCGCCCCTATCCCGGCCGCCCGGTCGCGTTGGTCGGCGCGACGGTGTTCGATGGGACCGGCAAGCGGATCGAGAACGGAACCGTGCTGCTGCGCGACGGCAAGGTGGTGGCCGTGGGCGGGGCGGACCTTGCCACCGATGGCTACGACCGGGTCGATGGCGCGGGCAAGTTCGTGACGCCGGGCATCATCGACATTCACAGCCATCTGGGCGCCTATCCCAGCCCCAGCGTGCCCGCGCATTCAGACGGTAACGAGGCGACGGACCCCACCACGCCCGAAGTCTGGGTGGAACATTCGATCTGGCCGCAGGACCCCGGCTTCACTCGTGCGCTTGCCAATGGCGGGGTCACGAGCCTGATGATCCTCCCCGGTTCCGCCAATCTGATGGGCGGGCGCTCGGTGACGCTCAAGAATGTGCCTGCGCGTACGGTGCAGGGAATGAAATTCCCCGGCGCGCCCTATGGCATGAAGATGGCCTGCGGCGAGAACCCTAAGCGCGTCTATGGCGCCAAGGGTCGCATGCCCTCCACGCGGATGGGCAATTTCGCCGTCAACCGCCAGACCTGGTTCGATGCCAAGGCGGACGACGGCAAGAAGCGCAATCTCGCCACCGAGACGCTGAAGGGCGTGCTGGCGGGCGAGATCCTGGTCCACAACCATTGCTACCGCGCCGACGAGATGGCGCTGGTCGTCGATATGGCGAAAGAGATGGGCTACAAGGTCTCGACCTTCCATCACGCGGTCGAAAGCTACAAGATCGGCGATCTTTTGCGCGAAAACGGCATTTGCAGCGCGGTCTGGGCCGATTGGTACGGCTTCAAGATGGAGAGCTTCGACGGCATCCGCGAGAACGCGGCGCTGCTGTTCAAGGAAGGCGCCTGCGTCGTCATCCATTCGGACGACGAGAACGGCATCCAGCGCTTGGCGCAGGAGGCGAGCAAGGCCGCCGCCGCGGGCCGCCGCATGGGCATCGCCATTCCCGACGAGGCGGTGGTCCGCTGGATCACGCTCAACCCCGCCACCGCCATGGGAATCGGAGGGATGACCGGCAGCCTGGAAGCCGGCAAGATGGCGGATGTGGTGCTGTGGAACGGCAATCCGCTCTCGGTCTATTCGCGGCCAGAGAAGGTCTGGGTCGATGGCGCGCTGCTCTATGATTCGAACGATCCGAAGCTGCGGCCGGTGACCGATTTCGAGCTTGGCCAGCCCGGCGTGGGAGACGTCAAATGA
- a CDS encoding tyrosine-type recombinase/integrase — MKAGKTFKFAAAKFIDEFEVITQGQRSPIYVAHHRRRLDNYLVPFFGNKALAEITAGLAQDYRMHRMKNGWRGKPPARSTLHQEIVCLRQVLKYGQRHGWIESVPNLTPPYKTSGKITHRAWFSPEEYKRFYQATRERAKNPLKERWRTACENLHDYVLFMVNTGLRPDEALRLEYRDVAVVADDATGETILEIEVRGKRGIGYCKSMPGAVHPFQRLLERNNGKPTDRLFPKFQKQLFNAILNELEMKKDRDGNQRTAYSLRHTYICFRLMEGADIYQIAKNCRTSVEMIEKYYASHIKNTLDAAAINVRKEKPKARPPAKTNKRKPTQDAGQRPTSSSGRSPATPKGRGSR; from the coding sequence GTGAAGGCAGGTAAGACCTTCAAATTCGCCGCCGCCAAATTCATCGACGAGTTCGAGGTCATCACCCAAGGGCAGCGCAGCCCCATCTACGTGGCGCATCATCGCCGCCGACTCGACAACTACCTTGTCCCCTTTTTCGGGAACAAGGCGCTGGCCGAGATCACCGCTGGCCTCGCCCAAGACTACCGAATGCACCGCATGAAGAACGGCTGGCGCGGCAAGCCGCCAGCGCGCAGCACACTTCATCAGGAAATCGTCTGTTTGCGTCAGGTGCTGAAATACGGCCAACGGCATGGCTGGATTGAGTCGGTGCCGAACCTGACACCGCCATACAAAACCTCTGGCAAGATCACGCATCGGGCTTGGTTTTCGCCCGAGGAATATAAGCGCTTCTATCAGGCGACGCGGGAACGCGCCAAGAACCCACTCAAGGAGCGCTGGCGCACCGCGTGTGAAAACCTGCACGACTATGTTCTGTTCATGGTGAACACCGGCCTTCGCCCAGACGAAGCCCTGCGCCTTGAATACCGCGATGTCGCTGTTGTCGCCGACGATGCCACGGGTGAAACCATCCTTGAGATCGAAGTGCGCGGCAAGCGCGGAATCGGCTACTGCAAGAGTATGCCGGGCGCCGTTCACCCTTTCCAACGCCTTCTAGAACGCAACAACGGAAAGCCGACCGATCGGCTGTTCCCGAAATTTCAAAAGCAGCTTTTCAACGCCATCCTCAACGAACTTGAGATGAAGAAAGATCGTGATGGAAACCAGCGCACAGCTTACAGCTTACGCCACACTTACATCTGCTTTCGCTTGATGGAGGGCGCGGACATTTATCAGATCGCTAAAAACTGCCGAACAAGTGTTGAGATGATTGAGAAGTATTACGCTTCGCACATCAAGAACACGCTCGATGCGGCAGCGATCAATGTCCGTAAGGAGAAGCCGAAGGCCCGCCCGCCCGCCAAAACAAATAAACGGAAACCAACCCAAGACGCGGGCCAAAGGCCCACATCTTCATCAGGGCGCAGCCCCGCAACCCCCAAAGGACGGGGTTCGCGCTAG
- a CDS encoding FKBP-type peptidyl-prolyl cis-trans isomerase, which yields MRQALAALALLAAPVSAQSPAAAPDRSQDIAWHNAQQAYLAGLKPAQGWRYLPGGLKWRRIAGDGSGARPTVEDKVTVHYAGTFIDGTTFDSSFDRGEPATFPLGALIPAWQRAIPEMGVGDTIELAAPATLAYGPVGKGPIPGGATLLFKVQLLGIGGD from the coding sequence GTGAGGCAAGCGCTTGCCGCCCTGGCGCTCCTCGCCGCACCGGTCTCTGCCCAGAGCCCGGCGGCGGCGCCCGATCGCTCGCAGGACATCGCCTGGCATAATGCACAGCAGGCCTATCTCGCCGGGCTGAAACCGGCGCAGGGCTGGCGCTATCTTCCCGGCGGGCTCAAATGGCGGCGCATCGCCGGAGACGGCAGCGGCGCCCGGCCGACCGTCGAGGATAAGGTGACGGTCCATTACGCCGGCACCTTCATCGATGGCACGACATTCGATTCGAGCTTTGACCGCGGCGAGCCCGCGACCTTCCCCCTGGGCGCGCTGATCCCAGCCTGGCAGCGCGCGATCCCCGAGATGGGGGTGGGCGACACGATCGAGCTCGCCGCCCCGGCGACGCTGGCCTACGGCCCCGTGGGCAAGGGCCCGATCCCGGGCGGCGCGACTCTGCTCTTCAAGGTGCAGCTGCTCGGCATCGGCGGCGACTGA
- a CDS encoding alpha/beta fold hydrolase, whose translation MFISDQRIIVGTKTLFARRWQPISSSSNAPVILLFHESLGCVELWRSFPKKLAIATGLSVIAYDRLGFGRSDAHESKLPLDFVADEAKRHIPLIQSHIGFSNFIACGHSIGGAMALEAAAHFRDRCDAVITLGAQAFVEEQTIVGLKLAKKTFSDYSNISRLEKYHGDKAEWVVNAWLDTWLDPAFAEWTLDKAISLACCPVLAIHGERDEYGSCEHPRRIAGHKGELALLPNVGHVPHRENGEVVIELVTRFLDRYSNV comes from the coding sequence ATGTTTATATCAGATCAACGCATTATTGTTGGCACTAAAACCCTATTCGCCCGACGTTGGCAGCCCATCTCATCGTCATCAAACGCTCCCGTAATTCTACTCTTTCACGAGTCTCTCGGTTGCGTAGAATTATGGCGCAGCTTTCCTAAAAAACTTGCAATCGCCACAGGACTGTCGGTCATAGCCTATGATCGCCTCGGATTTGGGCGTTCTGACGCACATGAGAGCAAGCTTCCGCTCGACTTTGTAGCTGATGAAGCAAAACGTCATATTCCACTGATACAGAGCCATATAGGGTTTTCGAATTTTATTGCTTGCGGTCATAGTATTGGCGGTGCGATGGCCTTGGAAGCTGCGGCTCACTTCCGCGACAGGTGCGACGCAGTCATCACGCTCGGGGCGCAGGCCTTCGTCGAAGAACAAACGATTGTTGGACTTAAATTAGCAAAAAAGACGTTTAGCGACTATTCCAACATATCCCGTTTGGAAAAATATCACGGTGATAAGGCCGAATGGGTCGTTAATGCATGGCTCGACACTTGGCTTGATCCAGCATTCGCTGAATGGACGCTAGATAAGGCGATCAGCTTGGCCTGTTGCCCTGTACTGGCTATACATGGCGAGCGCGATGAATATGGATCTTGCGAACACCCTCGACGCATCGCAGGTCATAAAGGCGAACTGGCGTTATTGCCGAATGTCGGTCACGTCCCCCATCGAGAGAATGGAGAAGTAGTCATTGAGCTCGTGACACGATTCTTAGATCGGTATTCGAATGTATAG